A single genomic interval of Treponema sp. J25 harbors:
- a CDS encoding RnfABCDGE type electron transport complex subunit A: protein MNLFKIFISALLIDNVILMRFLALCPFIGMSSDENKSVGMGLAVTFVTVLATSVTWPIYHFILKPLGLEFLQILVFILIIASLVQLVEFYLKKMVPALYTSMGIYLALITTNCAILAVTFDNISKGYSFLEALVYAVGAALGFLLSLLLMAGIRNRIKTSPIPAFLKGTPILFVSASLLAMAFMGFSGLVK, encoded by the coding sequence ATGAATCTATTCAAAATCTTTATCTCTGCCCTGCTCATTGATAATGTCATATTGATGCGCTTCTTAGCCCTCTGCCCTTTTATCGGGATGAGTAGCGATGAAAACAAATCAGTAGGGATGGGTCTTGCTGTCACCTTTGTAACGGTCCTGGCCACGTCGGTAACCTGGCCTATCTATCACTTTATCCTGAAACCCCTGGGGCTCGAATTCCTTCAGATTCTTGTATTTATTCTTATCATTGCGTCCCTGGTACAGCTGGTAGAATTCTATCTTAAGAAAATGGTTCCTGCCCTGTATACCTCGATGGGGATATACCTGGCCCTCATCACCACTAACTGTGCAATCCTGGCGGTAACCTTTGATAACATCAGCAAGGGCTACTCCTTTCTGGAAGCCCTGGTGTACGCCGTAGGGGCGGCTTTAGGATTCCTCCTCTCCCTCTTACTCATGGCAGGAATCCGCAATCGTATCAAAACAAGTCCTATTCCTGCCTTTTTAAAGGGCACGCCCATTCTGTTTGTTTCTGCGAGCCTCCTCGCCATGGCCTTTATGGGCTTTTCGGGACTGGTTAAATAG
- a CDS encoding RnfABCDGE type electron transport complex subunit D, with product MANNQKLLILASSPHFSSPVTTSALMGNVILALLPLTIFGIYLYGFPALITIVVSVATAVLSETLFRLVTRQELRYKDLSAVVTGLLLALVLPPSTPWWMTAMGSFFAIVVAKEFFGGLGANPFNPALIGRAFLIMSFPAALTTWHRPVGFSAALTDAVSTATPLNIIKMGGAMADVGNNLVQSGLSLSSNYGSVLLTLFLGNRAGCIGESSILLILVGAFYLLITRTIDWRAPAAMIVTTFIVSWLLGMDGLFGILAGGLMFGAVFMATDYVSAPLTARGKIIFGIGAGLITVLIRKWGGYPEGTSYGILIMNAFTPFLNRLIQKKYGFVPPQKAPAGISGKGQSGGSSSQGGSK from the coding sequence ATGGCAAACAATCAGAAACTCTTGATCCTTGCATCGAGTCCTCACTTTAGTTCTCCTGTCACTACCTCCGCCCTTATGGGGAATGTTATTCTGGCCCTTTTACCACTGACCATTTTTGGTATCTACCTTTATGGTTTTCCGGCACTGATTACGATTGTGGTCTCGGTAGCAACGGCGGTCCTTTCGGAAACCCTCTTTCGCCTTGTTACCCGTCAGGAATTGCGGTACAAGGACCTTTCCGCGGTAGTAACGGGGCTCCTTCTGGCGCTGGTCCTTCCCCCCTCTACCCCCTGGTGGATGACCGCCATGGGGTCATTCTTTGCCATTGTGGTAGCCAAGGAGTTTTTCGGGGGCCTTGGCGCCAACCCCTTTAACCCGGCCCTTATCGGGCGGGCCTTCCTTATCATGAGTTTTCCCGCCGCCCTCACCACCTGGCATCGGCCGGTGGGCTTTTCCGCAGCCCTTACCGATGCGGTCAGTACCGCCACTCCCCTCAATATCATTAAAATGGGAGGCGCCATGGCCGACGTGGGGAACAATCTCGTCCAATCGGGGCTCAGCCTTTCCTCAAACTATGGGTCGGTACTCCTTACCCTCTTTCTAGGGAATCGGGCGGGGTGTATCGGGGAATCTTCGATACTGTTAATTTTGGTGGGGGCCTTTTACCTGCTCATTACCCGCACCATCGATTGGCGGGCCCCGGCGGCAATGATCGTGACCACCTTTATCGTAAGCTGGCTTCTGGGGATGGATGGCCTTTTTGGCATCCTTGCGGGGGGCCTTATGTTTGGGGCGGTGTTCATGGCCACCGATTACGTTTCTGCCCCCCTTACCGCCAGGGGAAAAATCATTTTCGGTATCGGGGCGGGGCTTATTACGGTGCTCATCCGGAAATGGGGGGGCTATCCCGAAGGGACCAGTTACGGAATCCTGATCATGAATGCCTTTACTCCCTTCCTTAATCGGCTTATCCAGAAAAAATACGGCTTTGTGCCCCCGCAGAAGGCGCCCGCCGGAATATCCGGCAAAGGCCAAAGTGGTGGTAGTTCTTCCCAGGGAGGTTCAAAATGA
- a CDS encoding electron transport complex subunit E has product MKRYLTIFKNGLVRENPLLMLMIGLCSSLAVTTAAANGVGMGLSMTFVLLMSEIVISSFRKLIPDSIRIPVFIIVIAAFTTVIDYLLKAYFPDLSRAMGVFIPLIVVNCIIMGRVEGFASKRPIPEVIADALGMGLGYTWVLLGISMIRELLGNGTIFNIRIMPESYQPIIFFILSPGGFLVFALFISFNLFLKSRLKNGEEECK; this is encoded by the coding sequence ATGAAACGGTACCTTACCATTTTTAAAAACGGCCTTGTCCGGGAAAACCCGCTCCTCATGTTGATGATCGGTTTGTGTTCGTCCCTGGCGGTAACCACCGCCGCAGCAAACGGTGTAGGGATGGGGCTTTCCATGACCTTTGTGCTCCTCATGTCCGAGATAGTGATTAGCAGCTTCCGCAAGCTTATCCCCGATTCGATCCGTATCCCCGTGTTCATCATTGTCATCGCCGCCTTTACCACCGTCATCGATTACCTGCTTAAGGCCTATTTCCCTGACCTTTCCCGGGCCATGGGGGTCTTTATCCCCCTTATCGTGGTAAACTGTATTATCATGGGACGGGTGGAAGGCTTTGCGAGCAAACGGCCCATCCCGGAGGTTATCGCCGACGCCCTCGGTATGGGTTTGGGGTACACCTGGGTGTTATTGGGCATTTCCATGATTCGAGAGCTTCTTGGAAACGGTACCATTTTTAACATCCGGATCATGCCCGAAAGCTATCAGCCCATCATTTTCTTTATCCTTTCGCCGGGGGGCTTTTTGGTTTTTGCCCTCTTTATTTCATTCAATCTCTTTTTAAAATCCCGATTAAAAAACGGTGAGGAGGAGTGCAAATGA
- a CDS encoding FMN-binding protein, with product MKQMVRLGLILAAYATVACVGLAFVYTGTQQVITERQRADLEQSLKDLFPQGDQFKEITGAFSSSDPQVQFKNQYLILQGDEPLGVAVRAVGSSYGGPITVLVGVTREGTISGVKILENKDTPGLGANAANPSYFVDRRSGITFYGQFKGKSVQDKFQVKEDVVAITASTITSKAVTTVVKVASQAAYAWLTSEGGNTK from the coding sequence ATGAAGCAGATGGTTCGGCTGGGCCTCATCCTTGCGGCCTACGCAACCGTGGCCTGCGTGGGGCTGGCCTTTGTGTATACGGGGACCCAACAGGTTATTACGGAACGGCAACGGGCAGATCTGGAGCAATCCTTAAAAGATCTGTTTCCCCAGGGAGATCAATTTAAAGAAATCACCGGGGCCTTTTCCAGTTCTGACCCTCAGGTACAGTTCAAGAACCAGTACCTTATTCTTCAAGGGGACGAGCCCCTGGGGGTTGCAGTCCGGGCGGTAGGTTCAAGCTACGGGGGACCTATCACAGTATTGGTGGGAGTGACCAGAGAAGGCACGATTAGCGGCGTCAAAATCCTGGAAAACAAGGATACCCCCGGTCTGGGGGCCAATGCGGCTAATCCGAGCTATTTCGTCGATCGGCGCTCAGGAATAACCTTTTACGGTCAATTCAAGGGGAAATCGGTCCAGGATAAATTCCAGGTGAAAGAAGATGTGGTAGCCATTACGGCCTCTACCATAACGAGCAAGGCGGTAACCACCGTAGTAAAAGTAGCCAGTCAGGCCGCCTACGCATGGCTCACCAGCGAGGGAGGAAACACCAAATGA
- a CDS encoding glutamine--tRNA ligase/YqeY domain fusion protein, whose amino-acid sequence MDSYTDLEDGKGRPNEGYSDFISEAIAEDLKNGRYTYVRTRFPPEPNGWLHIGHAKAISVDFSMAAKFGGECNLRFDDTNPEKEDMSYVEAIKRDIKWLGYDWGDREYYASDYYEYLYEIAVKLIKKGVAYVDDLSEEEIRVYRGTAVEDKNNITYTPPGKDSPYRNRSVEENLDLFARMRAGEFPDGSKTLRAKIDMAHPNLVMRDPVMYRIRRIPHYRVGTQWCIYPMYDFQHPLSDAKEGITHSLCSLEYEIHRPLYEWFIQQAEVFPSRQIEFARLNISKTVLSKRYLLQLVKEGHVSGWDDPRMPTIAGLRRRGYTPEAIRDFMGRIGIAKTDSLVDIALLEHCLREDLNKRAQRVMVVLRPLKLIIDNWPENHVEYVEAINNPEDPAAGTRPVPFGKELWIEQDDFQKVPPPKYYRLYPGNAVRLRYGYIVTCTGYDTDPVTGEVTAVHCTYDPATRGGNAEDNRKVKGTIHWVSVAHAKPISVRLYDYLFLVDRPMDVPPGGSFLDNLNPKSLEVIPTAYAEPFLENAQVEDKFQFERLGYFVRDPDVVDGKPVFNRSVGLKDSWSKIEKKLQSGS is encoded by the coding sequence ATGGATAGTTACACCGATCTCGAAGATGGAAAAGGTCGCCCCAACGAGGGGTATTCAGATTTTATTAGCGAAGCCATAGCGGAAGACCTAAAAAATGGTCGGTATACGTATGTGCGCACCCGCTTCCCTCCCGAGCCAAATGGATGGCTTCATATCGGTCATGCTAAGGCAATCAGCGTTGATTTTTCCATGGCCGCTAAGTTTGGGGGGGAATGTAATCTTCGTTTTGATGATACCAACCCAGAAAAAGAGGATATGTCCTATGTAGAAGCTATTAAACGGGACATCAAGTGGTTGGGGTATGACTGGGGCGATCGGGAATATTATGCCTCCGATTATTATGAATACCTGTACGAAATTGCGGTAAAGTTGATTAAAAAAGGGGTCGCCTATGTGGATGACCTTTCGGAAGAGGAAATCCGGGTATACCGGGGAACCGCGGTGGAAGATAAAAATAACATTACCTATACCCCGCCGGGGAAGGATAGTCCCTACCGGAATCGATCGGTAGAAGAAAACTTAGATCTCTTTGCCCGAATGCGGGCCGGCGAATTCCCCGATGGGTCTAAGACGCTGCGGGCCAAAATCGATATGGCCCATCCTAACCTGGTGATGCGGGACCCGGTGATGTACCGGATCCGGCGGATTCCCCATTATCGGGTTGGAACCCAGTGGTGCATCTATCCCATGTATGACTTTCAGCATCCCCTTTCGGATGCGAAGGAGGGAATCACCCATTCCCTGTGTTCCCTGGAATACGAGATTCATCGACCCCTCTATGAATGGTTTATTCAGCAGGCGGAGGTATTCCCCAGCCGGCAGATCGAGTTTGCCCGGCTTAATATAAGCAAGACCGTTCTTTCCAAACGATATCTTTTACAATTGGTAAAGGAAGGTCACGTTTCTGGCTGGGACGACCCCCGCATGCCTACCATTGCGGGTTTGCGCCGCCGGGGCTACACGCCGGAGGCAATCCGGGACTTTATGGGCCGTATCGGTATTGCAAAGACCGATAGCCTCGTGGACATCGCCCTGTTGGAACACTGTCTTCGGGAGGATCTCAATAAGCGGGCCCAACGGGTGATGGTAGTCCTTCGTCCTTTAAAACTGATTATCGATAACTGGCCCGAGAATCATGTAGAGTATGTGGAAGCTATAAACAATCCGGAAGACCCCGCTGCCGGAACAAGGCCGGTGCCGTTCGGGAAAGAGCTCTGGATTGAACAGGACGATTTTCAGAAGGTCCCGCCGCCGAAGTACTATCGACTGTATCCGGGCAATGCGGTCCGTCTGCGGTATGGGTATATTGTCACCTGTACCGGCTATGACACCGATCCGGTAACCGGCGAAGTCACGGCGGTTCATTGTACCTACGATCCTGCGACCCGGGGGGGGAATGCGGAGGATAATCGCAAGGTAAAGGGTACCATCCATTGGGTCTCGGTGGCCCACGCCAAGCCCATCTCCGTGCGGCTCTATGATTATCTCTTTTTGGTGGACCGTCCTATGGATGTGCCGCCGGGGGGCTCTTTCCTGGATAATTTGAACCCCAAATCGCTGGAGGTAATTCCCACCGCCTACGCCGAACCGTTCCTGGAAAATGCCCAGGTGGAAGATAAATTTCAGTTTGAACGGCTGGGATATTTTGTTCGGGACCCCGATGTGGTGGATGGGAAGCCCGTCTTTAATCGGAGTGTGGGCCTCAAGGATAGCTGGTCAAAGATAGAAAAGAAGCTCCAGAGTGGTAGCTAG
- a CDS encoding type III PLP-dependent enzyme translates to MFDRAQFYSDERWDAFMQEAEGKETPFILIDLDMVRENYIRLRELFPYAHIYYAVKANPAVEILSLLRDLGSSFDIASRWELDRLLSLGVSPERLSYGNTIKKARDIAYFYERGVRLFATDSKMDLHNIATQAPGSKVYVRILVEGTQSADWPLSRKFGCHPDMAYDLIVEARQLGLIPYGISFHVGSQQRDIGQWDEAIAKTNYLFRSLEEEEGIVLQMINMGGGFPAHYTIPTHELSVYAKEITRYLHEDFGETLPEIILEPGRSMVGDAGIIVSEVVLVARKNNTALQRWVFTDVGKFNGLIETMDEAIKYPVVTSSTVTGKEGEVILAGPTCDSMDIMYEKSRYQLPLNLIAGDKLYWLSTGAYTSSYASVEFNGFPPIKTYFFDSKKK, encoded by the coding sequence ATGTTTGATCGTGCCCAATTTTACTCCGATGAGCGATGGGATGCCTTCATGCAAGAGGCAGAAGGCAAGGAAACCCCCTTCATCCTCATCGATCTTGATATGGTTCGCGAAAATTATATTCGCTTACGGGAACTTTTCCCCTACGCCCACATTTATTATGCCGTTAAAGCCAATCCGGCGGTGGAAATTCTATCCCTTCTCCGGGACCTGGGGAGTTCCTTTGACATTGCGTCCCGCTGGGAGCTAGACCGGCTGCTTTCCCTTGGGGTATCCCCAGAACGGCTTTCGTACGGGAATACCATTAAAAAAGCCCGGGATATCGCCTATTTTTATGAAAGGGGGGTGCGCCTTTTTGCTACCGATAGCAAAATGGACCTGCATAATATTGCCACCCAGGCTCCGGGCTCAAAGGTATACGTCCGTATCCTGGTGGAAGGCACCCAATCGGCGGACTGGCCCCTTTCCCGAAAGTTTGGCTGTCACCCCGACATGGCCTACGATCTTATCGTAGAAGCCCGGCAACTGGGACTTATCCCCTATGGCATATCGTTCCATGTGGGAAGCCAACAACGGGACATCGGCCAGTGGGATGAGGCTATCGCCAAAACGAATTATCTGTTCCGAAGCCTGGAAGAAGAAGAAGGGATAGTGCTCCAGATGATCAACATGGGCGGTGGCTTCCCTGCTCACTATACAATTCCTACCCATGAATTATCAGTGTACGCCAAAGAAATTACCCGCTACCTGCACGAAGATTTTGGGGAAACATTGCCGGAGATTATCCTGGAACCGGGCCGTTCAATGGTGGGAGATGCGGGGATCATCGTTTCAGAAGTAGTACTTGTGGCCCGGAAGAATAATACGGCCCTTCAGCGCTGGGTTTTTACGGATGTAGGAAAATTCAATGGTCTTATCGAAACCATGGACGAGGCCATAAAGTATCCGGTAGTAACCAGTAGCACCGTCACAGGAAAAGAAGGGGAAGTGATCCTGGCGGGTCCCACCTGTGATAGTATGGACATCATGTACGAAAAATCCCGCTACCAGTTACCCCTCAATCTTATTGCGGGGGATAAGTTGTACTGGCTTTCCACGGGCGCATATACTTCAAGTTACGCCTCGGTGGAATTTAACGGCTTTCCTCCCATTAAAACCTACTTCTTTGACAGTAAGAAGAAATAA
- a CDS encoding RnfABCDGE type electron transport complex subunit B — protein MTIILITTFFALLLAFTLGLALGFFKEFFKVEVDPLVQQVRDILPGANCGACGFPGCDGYAAAVAGRSTEVTRCAPGGKAVAEALARLMGVQASAEDVVAVLACQGSKEHAPLKGTYVGVKTCRAAKLSAGGTKLCSWGCLGYGDCVAVCQFDALHMGEDGLPHVDYDKCTGCGMCIAECPQQILKKVPKNRKGSMVICSNRNPIKAMVIKTCKVGCIKCEICVKNCPEQCITMVNGIPEVDYTKCTSCGVCVAKCPTKVFKMLQYDILVGTTIGEKRPQEEEVVAVK, from the coding sequence ATGACTATCATACTTATCACCACTTTTTTTGCCCTGCTCCTGGCCTTTACCTTAGGGCTGGCGCTGGGATTTTTTAAAGAATTTTTCAAGGTAGAGGTAGATCCCCTGGTACAACAGGTGCGGGATATACTGCCGGGGGCTAACTGCGGTGCCTGTGGCTTCCCTGGCTGCGATGGATACGCCGCAGCCGTGGCAGGCCGGAGTACCGAGGTTACCCGCTGCGCCCCTGGAGGAAAGGCGGTGGCCGAGGCGCTTGCCCGTCTTATGGGAGTACAGGCCTCTGCGGAGGATGTGGTGGCCGTCCTGGCCTGCCAGGGTTCTAAAGAGCATGCCCCCCTTAAGGGTACCTACGTAGGAGTAAAAACCTGCCGGGCCGCTAAACTTTCCGCGGGCGGGACCAAGCTGTGTTCCTGGGGATGCCTTGGATACGGCGACTGTGTGGCGGTTTGCCAGTTTGATGCCCTTCATATGGGAGAAGATGGCCTGCCCCACGTGGACTACGATAAATGTACCGGTTGTGGCATGTGTATCGCCGAATGCCCTCAGCAGATTCTAAAGAAGGTTCCCAAGAATCGAAAAGGTTCCATGGTCATCTGTTCTAACCGAAATCCGATTAAGGCGATGGTGATAAAGACCTGTAAGGTAGGCTGTATTAAATGCGAAATCTGCGTAAAAAATTGCCCCGAGCAATGCATTACTATGGTTAACGGTATTCCTGAAGTCGACTACACGAAGTGTACCTCCTGTGGGGTTTGTGTGGCCAAGTGCCCCACCAAGGTGTTTAAAATGCTCCAGTATGATATCCTGGTAGGAACAACGATTGGAGAAAAGCGCCCACAAGAGGAAGAGGTTGTAGCGGTAAAATAA
- the surE gene encoding 5'/3'-nucleotidase SurE, whose translation MNILLTNDDGISCQGIWALKSALEAGTSHKIYVIVPEDNRSGISHGITMRGPIRVRYREERVWTCSGTPADCVIVGLLGEHLPVRPDLILSGINEGPNLGTDIIYSGTAAAARQGALHGIPSFALSMGTYDSFFYYDVAARYIAENLEKFLPLWGKDTFININFPNTASLQADFRITYPSRRSYKDTLVRFVGPDGHHYCFIDGGEVSTHPEEGSDADAVERGYVSISRVYIHPLSVEQVKTT comes from the coding sequence ATGAATATCCTTCTTACCAACGATGATGGTATTTCCTGTCAGGGGATTTGGGCATTAAAAAGCGCCCTCGAGGCTGGTACGTCCCACAAAATCTATGTGATTGTTCCAGAGGACAATCGCTCCGGTATTTCCCATGGGATTACTATGCGGGGGCCCATACGGGTTCGTTACCGGGAAGAGCGGGTGTGGACCTGTTCGGGGACGCCCGCCGACTGTGTCATTGTGGGGCTTCTGGGTGAACATCTTCCGGTACGGCCTGATCTTATCCTTTCTGGCATTAATGAAGGCCCTAACCTGGGGACTGATATCATTTATTCGGGAACCGCCGCCGCGGCTCGACAGGGGGCCCTGCACGGTATTCCCAGTTTTGCGCTAAGCATGGGCACCTATGATTCCTTTTTTTATTATGATGTGGCGGCCCGCTATATAGCAGAAAATCTGGAAAAATTCCTCCCGTTATGGGGAAAGGACACCTTCATCAATATCAATTTTCCCAATACCGCGTCATTGCAGGCTGACTTCCGTATAACCTATCCTTCCCGGCGTTCCTACAAGGATACGCTGGTCCGTTTCGTGGGTCCCGATGGACATCACTACTGTTTTATTGATGGCGGCGAAGTGAGCACCCACCCCGAAGAAGGCTCCGATGCGGATGCGGTGGAACGGGGCTATGTTTCGATAAGCAGGGTGTATATTCATCCCTTAAGTGTAGAACAGGTAAAAACAACCTGA
- the rsxC gene encoding electron transport complex subunit RsxC — MAIKTFKGGIHPPERKVATSGKVIQRIPSPAQVVIPINQHFGAPNKPLVQVGDTVKRGQKIADGASPGPMTVPVHASISGIVKKIEPRTQSNNTEGLCIVIEANGSQEEAFMPPLDGLACSKEEALQRIREAGLVGMGGAGFPVHVKLNPPPNKPISLVIANGAECEPYLTIDEATMIEEADKVVQGLLIVMNIVGVDRGVIALEDNKERALTSLQEAIARHGKGKNIQVQLLKTKYPQGGEKMLITAITGKEVPSGGLPMDVGCVVQNVGTLKAIAEAFYEGKPLIERGLTVTGGACKTPKDIIAPIGTLVSDIPSSEIELDEEHLAKVIFGGPMMGTAVPHLGIPIQKNTSGVVFMTREEFQRDNDEEGPCIRCGRCIRACACRLSPVIMNIALKTGDLEAAARIGLLDCIECGACTYVCPAHIQLVQRFRVGKQLLRNKRAKEAALSAK, encoded by the coding sequence ATGGCCATAAAAACCTTTAAGGGCGGCATTCATCCGCCTGAGCGAAAAGTCGCCACCAGCGGGAAGGTCATTCAACGTATTCCGAGCCCTGCCCAGGTGGTGATTCCTATTAATCAGCACTTTGGGGCCCCGAACAAGCCCCTGGTACAGGTAGGAGACACGGTAAAACGGGGACAAAAGATTGCCGATGGAGCAAGTCCCGGACCCATGACCGTGCCAGTCCACGCTTCTATTAGTGGGATAGTAAAAAAAATAGAACCCCGCACCCAATCGAATAACACCGAAGGACTGTGTATAGTAATTGAAGCAAATGGATCGCAGGAAGAAGCTTTTATGCCCCCCCTTGATGGCCTTGCCTGTTCCAAAGAGGAGGCCCTGCAGCGAATCCGGGAGGCAGGCCTTGTCGGTATGGGAGGCGCCGGGTTCCCCGTTCATGTTAAGCTGAATCCCCCACCGAATAAACCTATCTCCCTGGTTATCGCCAATGGGGCCGAATGCGAGCCCTACCTTACCATCGATGAAGCCACCATGATTGAAGAGGCGGACAAGGTGGTTCAGGGGCTTCTCATCGTGATGAACATAGTAGGGGTCGATCGGGGTGTGATTGCCCTGGAAGATAACAAGGAACGGGCCCTTACCTCACTCCAAGAGGCCATTGCCCGCCATGGAAAAGGGAAAAACATTCAGGTGCAGCTTCTTAAAACCAAGTATCCCCAGGGGGGCGAAAAGATGCTTATCACCGCCATCACGGGAAAAGAGGTTCCCTCAGGGGGACTCCCGATGGATGTGGGGTGTGTGGTGCAAAATGTGGGGACCCTGAAGGCTATCGCGGAGGCCTTTTATGAAGGTAAACCCCTCATTGAACGGGGACTCACCGTTACTGGCGGGGCATGTAAGACTCCGAAGGATATCATCGCCCCCATTGGAACCCTTGTTTCCGATATCCCCTCCTCAGAAATAGAACTTGATGAAGAGCATCTTGCAAAGGTGATTTTTGGTGGCCCCATGATGGGAACGGCGGTACCCCATTTAGGTATCCCTATCCAGAAAAACACCTCCGGCGTCGTGTTCATGACCCGCGAAGAATTCCAGCGGGACAATGACGAAGAGGGACCCTGCATCCGCTGTGGTCGGTGTATTCGGGCCTGTGCCTGCCGGCTTTCTCCGGTGATCATGAATATTGCCTTAAAAACGGGAGACCTGGAAGCAGCGGCCCGTATCGGCCTTCTGGACTGTATCGAATGTGGGGCCTGTACCTATGTGTGTCCTGCCCATATTCAACTGGTCCAGCGCTTCCGGGTAGGAAAACAATTACTGCGCAACAAGCGGGCCAAAGAAGCTGCTTTGAGTGCAAAATAA
- a CDS encoding ATP-binding protein → MPQKGARRLLFYIESLVLFKNLKEAPFFAPLYRLLSRIAQLEESITSVPLHLPDKIGLIRLWTDVMHFVLSEERSLHELIIDFILHDENPLTLAAEALAPESGHIAGDKTQRGKSLAPALLEQARLDLLYLQTIASCTTVELIEPILSLFSDRLTLDISQRIKKEEAILSHFFRHSGEHPLFPSHKSWDTALEGLLAYWKSEGVGHLGKHSFLVWKPEEEMPLQPALLPDPIRLSQLFGYEAQRAIVLANTRRFISGHRANNLLLYGDRGTGKSATVKAVCNEFAGEKLRLVAVDKQHLQDYPRIINTLSDRPYRFILYIDDLSFETLDDSYTGLKALLEGGVNQRPDNVVIYATSNRRHLVRESRADRPDTAAAAAALESGDMRAFDTMQEQLSLADRFGLTVVFSTPGQEEYLTIVQKIAQERGLTIPGTTLREQALRWEKWFNGRSPRSARQFVDWIEGGLDFPWDS, encoded by the coding sequence ATGCCACAGAAGGGGGCAAGACGATTACTGTTTTACATTGAATCTCTCGTTCTTTTTAAAAATCTCAAGGAGGCTCCCTTTTTTGCTCCCCTGTATCGATTGCTTTCCCGCATAGCCCAACTGGAAGAAAGTATCACGTCGGTACCGCTCCACCTGCCGGACAAGATTGGTCTTATCCGTTTGTGGACCGACGTTATGCATTTTGTTCTTTCTGAAGAGCGTTCACTTCACGAACTCATTATCGATTTTATTCTCCACGATGAAAACCCCTTAACCCTTGCAGCCGAGGCGCTCGCACCGGAATCAGGGCATATCGCCGGGGATAAGACCCAGAGGGGGAAGTCCCTTGCGCCAGCGTTGCTGGAACAGGCCCGCCTTGACCTGCTTTACCTTCAGACAATCGCCTCTTGCACCACGGTAGAGTTGATCGAGCCCATTCTCAGTCTTTTCAGTGATCGGCTTACCCTCGATATAAGCCAGCGTATCAAAAAGGAAGAGGCCATCCTCTCCCACTTTTTTCGCCATTCGGGGGAGCACCCCCTTTTTCCCTCCCATAAAAGCTGGGACACCGCTTTAGAGGGGTTGCTGGCCTATTGGAAGAGCGAGGGGGTTGGCCATCTCGGCAAGCATTCCTTCCTTGTCTGGAAACCAGAGGAAGAGATGCCCCTTCAACCTGCCCTCCTGCCTGACCCTATACGACTTTCTCAGCTTTTTGGATACGAGGCTCAACGGGCAATAGTTCTTGCCAATACCCGGCGCTTTATAAGCGGACACCGGGCAAACAACCTTCTTTTGTACGGAGATCGAGGGACGGGAAAGTCTGCCACCGTTAAAGCGGTATGCAACGAATTCGCCGGGGAAAAACTTCGACTCGTCGCAGTAGACAAACAGCATCTCCAGGATTACCCCCGGATAATTAACACCTTAAGTGACCGCCCCTATCGATTCATCCTGTACATTGACGACCTTTCCTTTGAAACCCTGGATGATTCCTACACAGGACTTAAGGCCCTTCTTGAAGGGGGCGTCAATCAGCGGCCGGATAACGTGGTAATCTATGCTACCAGTAACCGGCGACACCTTGTCCGGGAAAGCAGGGCCGATCGACCCGATACGGCCGCTGCGGCGGCGGCCCTGGAAAGCGGCGACATGCGGGCCTTTGACACCATGCAGGAACAACTTTCTCTGGCAGACCGCTTTGGCCTTACCGTGGTGTTCAGCACCCCCGGCCAGGAAGAATATCTTACGATTGTCCAGAAGATAGCTCAGGAGCGGGGTCTTACCATACCAGGGACAACCTTGAGAGAGCAGGCCCTTCGCTGGGAAAAGTGGTTCAATGGCCGCTCTCCCCGCAGCGCCCGCCAGTTTGTCGATTGGATCGAAGGGGGGCTGGATTTTCCCTGGGATAGTTAG